A genomic segment from Glycine max cultivar Williams 82 chromosome 1, Glycine_max_v4.0, whole genome shotgun sequence encodes:
- the LOC100797163 gene encoding disease resistance protein RPV1, with protein MANSSSGASQMKFVLVLFLLFISGLMDVASEQMPADSVPQIKYDVFVNFRGEDIRHSFLGYLTEAFYQKQINAFVDDKLEKGDEIWPSLVGAIQGSSISLTIFSENYTSSRWCLDELVKILECREKYGQIVIPVFYGVNPTDVRHQKGSYGEALAQLGKKYNLTTVQNWRNALKKVADLSGIKSFDYKTEVELLGEIINIVNLVLTSLDKFDPESSRLIGIDKQIQHLESLLHQESKYVRVIGIWGMGGIGKTTIAEEIFSKLRSEYDGYYFLANVKEESSRQGTIYLKRKLFSAILGEDVEMDHMPRLSNYIKRKIGRMKVLIVLDDVNDSNLPEKLFENHDWFGRGSRIIITTRDKQVLIANKVDDIYQVGALNNSEALELFSLYAFNQNHFDMEYYKLSEMVVNYAKGIPLVLKVLGRLLCGKDKEVWESQLHKLENMPNTDIYHAMRLSFDDLDRKEQKILLDLACFFIGLNLKLDSIKVLLKDNERDDSVVAGLERLKDKALVTISEDNVISMHDIIQEMAWEIVRQESIEDPGNRSRLIDPNDVYEVLKYNKGTEAIRSIRANLPAIQNLQLSPHVFNKMSKLQFVYFRKNFDVFPLLPRGLQSFPAELRYLSWSHYPLISLPENFSAENLVIFDLSGSLVLKLWDGVQNLMNLKVLTVAGCLNLKELPDLSKATNLEFLEISSCSQLLSMNPSILSLKKLERLSAHHCSLNTLISDNHLTSLKYLNLRGCKALSQFSVTSENMIELDLSFTSVSAFPSTFGRQSNLKILSLVFNNIESLPSSFRNLTRLRYLSVESSRKLHTLSLTELPASLEVLDATDCKSLKTVYFPSIAEQFKENRREILFWNCLELDEHSLKAIGFNARINVMKSAYHNLSATGEKNVDFYLRYSRSYQVKYVYPGSSIPEWLEYKTTKDYLIIDLSSTPHSTLLGFVFSFVIAESKDHNRAVFLDYPFYITVSEGEGESEKGGIDIFVSHTVRVESGVCVMYDQECSHYLHSRAKNQTRLKIKVTTKEVAPSDSKRGLELKGFGVTPITYSVYQNFIQEINSSADHSFNQQVNTSADHSFIQQTNSPANHSFIQQTNSSANHSFIQQINTSADHSFIQQVNFSADHIFIQQMEVPSSMLFTQILAIIIILLIPFWFLVVKRRRL; from the exons ATGGCAAATTCATCTTCCGGAGCTTCTCAAATGaaatttgttcttgttctttttcTCCTGTTTATTTCCGGATTGATGGATGTAGCATCAGAGCAAATGCCAGCAGATAGCGTTCCTCAGATAAAGTATGATGTCTTTGTAAACTTTAGGGGCGAGGACATCCGTCACAGTTTTCTTGGTTATTTGACTGAGGCTTTTTATCAAAAGCAAATAAATGCCTTTGTAGATGATAAACTTGAGAAGGGAGATGAAATATGGCCTTCACTTGTTGGAGCAATTCAGGGATCATCGATTTCATTGACCATATTCTCCGAAAACTATACTTCTTCACGTTGGTGTTTGGATGAACTTGTGAAAATACTTGAGTGTAGGGAGAAATACGGACAAATTGTAATACCTGTTTTCTACGGTGTAAATCCCACAGATGTACGGCATCAGAAGGGGAGTTATGGAGAAGCTCTTGCTCAACTtggaaagaaatataatttgacCACCGTGCAAAACTGGAGAAATGCTTTAAAGAAGGTTGCTGATTTATCAGGGATAAAATCATTTGATTACAA GACTGAAGTTGAACTGCTTGGAGAAATCATCAACATTGTCAATCTTGTGTTGACGAGTTTGGATAAGTTTGATCCTGAATCAAGTAGACTTATAGGAATTGACAAACAAATTCAACATTTAGAATCACTGTTACATCAAGAATCAAAATACGTCCGTGTTATTGGAATTTGGGGTATGGGCGGTATTGGAAAGACAACAATTGCGGAAGAAATATTTAGCAAACTACGCTCCGAATATGATGGTTATTATTTTCTGGCAAATGTAAAGGAAGAATCAAGCAGACAAGGAACAATTTATTTGAAGAGAAAACTATTTTCTGCAATACTTGGAGAAGATGTGGAAATGGATCATATGCCTAGATTGTCAAATTATATTAAGAGAAAGATTGGTCGTATGAAGGTTTTAATTGTGCTTGATGATGTGAATGATTCAAATTTACcagaaaaattatttgaaaaccaTGATTGGTTTGGACGAGGTAGTAGAATTATTATTACAACCAGAGATAAACAAGTGCTTATCGCTAATAAAGTTGATGATATATACCAAGTTGGGGCCTTGAACAACAGTGAAGCACTTGAGCTTTTTAGTTTGTATGCctttaatcaaaatcattttgATATGGAGTATTATAAGCTTTCAGAGATGGTGGTCAATTATGCCAAAGGCATCCCATTGGTTCTTAAAGTTTTGGGTCGTCTTCTTTGTGGGAAAGATAAGGAAGTATGGGAAAGTCAGCTACACAAACTTGAAAACATGCCAAATACAGATATTTACCATGCAATGAGATTGAGTTTTGATGATCTAGATCGCAAAGAACAGAAGATTCTTTTAGATCTTGCATGTTTCTTCATAGGATTGAATTTGAAACTGGACAGCATAAAAGTTTTATTGAAAGACAATGAAAGAGATGATTCAGTGGTTGCTGGGTTAGAAAGGTTGAAAGATAAAGCTCTTGTAACCATTTCTGAAGATAATGTTATATCTATGCACGATATCATACAAGAAATGGCTTGGGAGATTGTGCGCCAAGAATCAATTGAGGATCCTGGAAACCGTAGCCGATTGATCGATCCTAATGACGTTTATgaagtattaaaatataacaag GGGACTGAGGCCATAAGAAGCATAAGAGCAAACTTGCCAGCAATTCAGAATCTGCAGTTAAGCCCTCACGTGTTTAACAAGATGAGCAAACTACAGTTTgtctattttagaaaaaattttgaTGTATTTCCTCTTCTTCCTCGTGGGCTTCAATCTTTCCCAGCTGAGCTAAGATATCTTTCTTGGTCGCATTACCCTCTGATATCTTTGCCAGAGAATTTTTCTGCCGAAAACCTTGTTATATTTGACTTGTCAGGTAGCCTAGTGTTAAAATTATGGGATGGAGTGCAG AACTTGATGAATTTGAAAGTACTTACAGTCGCGGGTTGTTTAAACTTGAAGGAGCTTCCAGACCTTTCGAAAGCCACAAATCTTGAATTTCTGGAGATCAGCTCTTGTTCTCAGTTGCTTAGTATGAATCCATCTATTTTGTCTCTCAAGAAGCTCGAGAGATTGTCTGCTCATCACTGTTCCCTTAACACGCTCATAAGCGATAATCATTTAACCTCCCTTAAATATCTCAACCTTCGAGGGTGCAAGGCACTAAGCCAATTTTCAGTGACATCAGAGAATATGATTGAACTAGATTTATCATTCACCAGTGTCAGTGCATTTCCCTCAACTTTTGGACGTCAAAGCAATCTCAAAATCCTAAGTCTTGTCTTCAATAACATTGAGAGCTTGCCTTCAAGCTTCAGGAATCTTACAAGATTGCGATATCTGAGTGTAGAAAGTTCCAGGAAGCTTCATACTCTGTCTCTAACAGAGCTTCCCGCATCCCTTGAAGTTCTTGATGCTACAGATTGCAAATCATTGAAGACTGTATACTTCCCATCAATTGCTGAACAATTCAAGGAAAATAGGAGAGAGATTCTCTTTTGGAATTGCTTGGAATTGGATGAACATTCTCTCAAGGCTATTGGCTTCAATGCACGTATTAACGTCATGAAATCTGCGTACCATAATTTATCTGCAACAGgtgaaaaaaatgttgatttcTATCTCAGATATAGTAGATCTTATCAAGTAAAGTATGTATATCCAGGAAGCAGCATTCCAGAGTGGTTGGAGTATAAGACAACAAaggattatttaattattgatcTTTCTTCTACTCCACACTCCACTCTGTTGGGCTTTGTTTTCAGCTTTGTTATTGCTGAGTCTAAGGATCACAACAGAGCAGTATTTCTTGACTATCCATTTTATATCACTGTCAGTGAAGGCGAGGGTGAAAGTGAAAAGGGTGGTATTGACATCTTTGTGTCTCACACAGTTAGGGTTGAATCCGGTGTGTGTGTGATGTATGACCAGGAATGTTCTCACTACCTACACAGTAGAGCCAAAAATCAGACACGGCTTAAAATAAAGGTTACAACAAAGGAAGTGGCTCCAAGCGATTCAAAACGGGGTCTGGAGTTAAAAGGGTTTGGGGTCACCCCAATAACTTACTCAGTATATCAGAATTTCATTCAAGAAATAAACAGCTCGGCTGATCATAGTTTCAATCAACAAGTGAACACCTCAGCTGATCACAGTTTCATTCAACAAACAAATTCCCCAGCAAATCACAGTTTCATTCAGCAAACAAATTCCTCAGCAAATCACAGTTTCATTCAGCAAATAAACACCTCAGCAGATCACAGTTTCATTCAACAAGTAAATTTCTCCGCAGACCACATTTTCATTCAACAGATGGAAGTGCCCAGCTCTATGCTTTTCACTCAAATACTTGCTATCATCATCATCTTGCTTATACCCTTCTGGTTTCTGGTTGTTAAGAGGCGCAGACTTTAA